One genomic window of Neisseria sp. oral taxon 014 str. F0314 includes the following:
- the infC gene encoding translation initiation factor IF-3: MIAQEREARINGEITAKEVRLISESGEQLGVVSVREALAMAEEQDVDLVEISPTAKPPVCKLMDYGKYKYQQAKKRDEAKKNQKQVQIKEIKFRPGTDEGDYQIKMRNINRFLADGDKVKVTLRFRGREMAHQQLGAQLLERVKEDLAEVAQIESFPKMEGRQMVMMIAPKKK; this comes from the coding sequence ATCATCGCTCAAGAACGCGAAGCACGAATCAATGGCGAAATTACCGCCAAAGAAGTGCGTTTAATCAGTGAGTCAGGCGAACAGCTTGGTGTCGTATCGGTTCGTGAAGCTTTGGCTATGGCCGAAGAGCAGGATGTGGATTTGGTAGAGATTTCCCCTACTGCCAAACCGCCTGTATGCAAACTGATGGATTACGGTAAATATAAATACCAACAAGCCAAGAAACGCGACGAAGCCAAGAAAAACCAGAAGCAGGTACAAATTAAGGAAATCAAATTCCGTCCGGGTACCGATGAAGGCGATTATCAAATCAAAATGCGCAACATCAACCGCTTCTTGGCTGACGGCGATAAAGTCAAAGTAACACTCCGTTTCCGCGGTCGTGAAATGGCTCACCAGCAACTCGGTGCGCAACTTTTAGAGCGTGTAAAAGAGGATTTGGCGGAAGTTGCTCAAATCGAATCCTTCCCTAAAATGGAAGGCCGTCAAATGGTGATGATGATTGCACCGAAGAAAAAATAA
- the pheS gene encoding phenylalanine--tRNA ligase subunit alpha produces MENVNRIVAEGIAAVEAAQDFNALEQIKARYLGKTGELTGLLKTLGQMSPEERKTIGAHINECKNQFQTAFNNKRDALNEAKLQAQLAAEALDITLPGRAQENGGLHPVTLTLQRVVELFHGMGFEVADGPEIEDDFHNFQALNIPANHPARAMQDTFYVENGDVLRTHTSPIQIRYMLDKKEPPIRIIAPGRVYRVDSDATHSPMFHQAEGLWVEEGVTFADLKAVFTDFIRRFFERDDLQVRFRPSFFPFTEPSAEIDIMGENGKWLEVGGCGMVHPNVLRNVNVDPEKYTGFAFGIGLDRFAMLRYNVNDLRLFFDNDLNFLKQFAE; encoded by the coding sequence ATGGAAAATGTAAACCGTATCGTTGCAGAAGGCATTGCCGCAGTAGAGGCCGCGCAAGACTTCAACGCTCTAGAACAAATCAAAGCCCGTTATCTTGGTAAAACCGGCGAATTGACCGGACTTCTGAAAACCTTAGGTCAAATGTCGCCTGAAGAGCGCAAAACCATAGGCGCGCATATCAATGAATGCAAAAACCAGTTTCAGACGGCCTTTAACAATAAACGCGATGCCCTCAACGAAGCCAAACTGCAAGCCCAGCTTGCGGCTGAAGCACTCGATATTACCCTGCCCGGACGCGCGCAGGAAAACGGCGGTCTGCATCCCGTAACCCTGACTTTGCAGCGCGTGGTCGAACTCTTTCACGGCATGGGCTTTGAAGTGGCGGACGGCCCGGAAATCGAAGACGATTTCCACAACTTCCAAGCCCTAAACATCCCCGCAAACCACCCGGCCCGCGCCATGCAGGATACGTTCTACGTTGAAAACGGCGATGTTTTACGTACGCACACTTCCCCGATTCAAATCCGCTACATGCTCGATAAAAAAGAGCCGCCCATCCGCATTATTGCCCCCGGCCGCGTTTACCGTGTGGACAGCGATGCTACGCACTCGCCCATGTTCCACCAAGCTGAAGGTCTGTGGGTAGAAGAGGGCGTAACCTTCGCCGATTTGAAAGCCGTGTTTACCGATTTCATCCGCCGCTTTTTCGAACGCGATGATTTGCAAGTACGTTTCCGCCCGTCTTTCTTTCCGTTTACAGAACCGTCAGCCGAAATCGACATTATGGGCGAAAACGGCAAATGGCTGGAAGTCGGCGGCTGCGGCATGGTGCATCCCAACGTGTTGAGAAACGTGAATGTCGACCCCGAGAAATACACTGGTTTCGCCTTCGGCATCGGCCTCGACCGTTTTGCTATGTTGCGTTACAACGTGAACGATTTGCGACTGTTTTTTGATAACGATTTGAACTTTTTGAAGCAGTTTGCGGAATGA
- the rpmI gene encoding 50S ribosomal protein L35: MPKMKTKSSAKKRFKVLGNGGVKRAHAFKRHILTKKTTKNKRQLRGTSMVNDRDLASVAKMLPYA, encoded by the coding sequence ATGCCTAAAATGAAAACCAAGTCTAGCGCAAAAAAACGCTTCAAAGTACTGGGTAACGGCGGTGTAAAACGCGCTCATGCGTTCAAACGCCACATCTTGACTAAAAAGACCACTAAAAACAAACGCCAATTGCGCGGTACCTCTATGGTAAACGATCGCGATTTGGCTTCTGTTGCTAAAATGTTACCCTACGCTTAA
- a CDS encoding nitroreductase family protein, protein MDALHLLTTRRSSKNLTAPAPNAEQIEQMLQAATQVPDHGNMRPFRFTVIESEDGLSYFRKLLTQTVTECNFGEDSMKKAEKVGNMAPLVIGVTFSPNCSSPKPKPEWEQMLSAGCSAYALQLAASAQGFDNVWITGLWVNSPQLREAFDCSDREKIIGLIMIGTSAEETAGPKNTDLDEFVTHW, encoded by the coding sequence ATGGATGCCCTCCACCTTCTGACCACCCGCCGCTCTTCGAAGAATTTGACTGCTCCGGCCCCGAACGCGGAACAAATCGAGCAGATGTTGCAAGCCGCGACGCAAGTACCCGATCACGGCAATATGCGCCCGTTCCGTTTTACCGTCATCGAAAGCGAAGACGGTTTGTCGTATTTCCGCAAACTGCTGACCCAAACCGTAACCGAATGCAATTTTGGTGAAGATTCGATGAAAAAAGCCGAAAAAGTCGGCAATATGGCACCGCTGGTTATCGGCGTAACATTTAGTCCGAACTGCTCTTCGCCAAAACCGAAACCGGAATGGGAGCAGATGCTCAGCGCAGGATGTTCCGCCTATGCCCTGCAACTGGCGGCCTCGGCCCAAGGGTTCGACAATGTCTGGATTACAGGCTTGTGGGTAAACAGCCCGCAACTGCGAGAAGCGTTTGATTGCAGCGATCGGGAAAAAATCATCGGTTTGATTATGATCGGTACTTCCGCCGAAGAAACCGCCGGTCCGAAAAATACGGATTTAGACGAGTTCGTTACCCACTGGTAA
- the rplT gene encoding 50S ribosomal protein L20, with protein sequence MPRVKRGVTAHARHQKIFALAKGYRGRRKNVYRVAKQAVMKAGQYAYRDRRQRKRQFRQLWIVRINAGARENGLSYSKFMNGLKRASIEIDRKVLADLAVFDKAAFAQLVEKAKAALAA encoded by the coding sequence ATGCCACGCGTAAAACGCGGTGTAACCGCTCATGCCCGTCACCAAAAAATCTTCGCGTTAGCCAAAGGCTACCGCGGTCGTCGTAAAAACGTATACCGCGTTGCCAAGCAAGCGGTAATGAAAGCCGGTCAATACGCATACCGTGACCGTCGTCAACGCAAACGCCAATTCCGTCAATTGTGGATTGTTCGTATCAATGCAGGTGCTCGTGAAAACGGTCTGTCTTACAGCAAATTTATGAACGGTCTGAAACGTGCCTCTATCGAAATCGACCGCAAAGTATTGGCTGATCTGGCTGTATTCGATAAAGCCGCTTTTGCACAATTGGTTGAGAAAGCTAAAGCTGCTTTGGCTGCTTAA
- the serC gene encoding phosphoserine transaminase — protein MPAHTIYNFSAGPAVLPEAVLRTAQQEMLDYNGTGFPVMAMSHRSDMFLSILHHAEHDLRQLLNIPSHYKVLFLQGGATTQFNMVAMNLARGFKRADAVVTGNWSRIAYEQMSRLTDAEIHLAADGGEQFGYTALPAVESWDVDKHSAFVHFVINETVHGLQYQSVPKLSDGLPPLVCDMSSEILSREFDVNDYGLIYAGAQKNIGPAGATVVIIREDLLERCPKDIPDVFNYQSHIKRNGMYNTPATYPIYMAGLVFRWLLTQGGVKKIESVNNLKAETLYRAIDGSGGFYINNIQADARSKMNVIFKTSDPDLDDTFVREAELRGLCALKGYKLLGGMRASIYNAMPLEGVEALAAFMQDFQRRYG, from the coding sequence ATGCCTGCACATACGATTTACAATTTTTCCGCCGGTCCCGCCGTTCTGCCCGAAGCTGTGTTGCGTACCGCGCAGCAGGAAATGCTTGATTACAACGGCACCGGTTTTCCCGTGATGGCGATGAGCCACCGTTCGGACATGTTTTTAAGCATTTTGCACCACGCCGAACATGACTTGCGCCAACTGCTGAACATTCCGTCGCATTATAAGGTCCTGTTCCTGCAAGGCGGCGCGACCACGCAGTTCAACATGGTCGCCATGAATCTGGCGCGCGGTTTCAAACGCGCCGATGCCGTTGTAACGGGTAACTGGAGCCGCATTGCCTACGAACAGATGAGCCGCCTGACTGATGCCGAAATTCATCTGGCGGCAGACGGCGGCGAGCAGTTCGGCTACACTGCCCTGCCCGCCGTAGAATCATGGGACGTCGACAAGCATTCGGCTTTCGTCCATTTTGTGATTAACGAAACCGTACACGGCCTGCAATATCAAAGCGTACCGAAACTTTCAGACGGCCTGCCGCCTTTGGTGTGCGATATGTCGAGTGAAATCTTATCGCGCGAATTCGATGTGAACGATTACGGTTTGATTTACGCGGGCGCACAGAAAAATATCGGTCCTGCCGGTGCGACTGTGGTTATTATCCGTGAAGACTTGCTCGAGCGCTGCCCGAAAGACATCCCCGACGTGTTCAACTACCAATCGCATATCAAACGCAACGGTATGTACAACACGCCTGCGACTTATCCGATTTATATGGCGGGTTTGGTGTTCCGCTGGCTGCTGACACAGGGCGGCGTGAAAAAAATCGAATCGGTCAACAACCTGAAAGCCGAAACGCTCTACCGCGCCATCGACGGCAGCGGCGGCTTCTATATCAATAATATTCAAGCCGATGCCCGCTCAAAAATGAACGTTATTTTTAAAACGTCCGATCCTGACTTGGACGACACCTTCGTCCGTGAAGCCGAACTGCGCGGGTTATGCGCTTTGAAAGGCTACAAACTGCTGGGCGGAATGCGCGCCAGTATCTATAACGCCATGCCGCTTGAGGGCGTGGAAGCCTTGGCTGCATTCATGCAGGATTTCCAACGCCGTTACGGTTGA
- a CDS encoding sugar porter family MFS transporter: MNQSKLLIWSITVALAGFLFGFDTVVISGADQALQHLWNSSSLFHGWVVMASALWGTVIGALFGSIPTDKFGRKKTLIAIGILYVVGSLGSALVHDPYSFACFRFIGGLGVGASTIAAPAYVTEISPADKRGRLVAMYQFNIVFGILIAYLSNFIFSNLDLGANTWRWMLGVQVVPAAIYTLMVLGIPMSPRWLVMKGRIEDARKVLAVINPEADINELVASAQKDGGKKESLLLKKYRLPVLLAFLIAFFNQMSGINAFLYYAPRIFEIAGLEKSSALLSSVGIGVVNLIFTFVGLSLIDKFGRRQLMYIGSFGYIVSLGLVSLSFFLGWKGMMVPLFFFLFIAAHAVGQGTVIWVFISEIFPSHLRAQGQALGSSTHWVLAAAIPAAIPYLFDEIGASWVFACFTAMMVLQLVFVMFMMPETKGVPLEELSKSLIKEES; this comes from the coding sequence ATGAATCAGTCAAAACTTCTCATCTGGTCCATCACGGTGGCGCTGGCGGGTTTCCTGTTCGGTTTCGATACCGTGGTGATTTCTGGCGCGGATCAGGCGTTACAGCATTTGTGGAACAGCTCCAGCCTGTTTCACGGGTGGGTCGTCATGGCATCCGCCCTATGGGGTACGGTTATCGGCGCGCTGTTCGGCAGTATTCCGACCGATAAATTTGGCCGTAAAAAAACGCTGATTGCCATCGGTATCCTGTATGTTGTCGGTTCTCTAGGCTCTGCGCTCGTTCATGATCCTTATTCCTTTGCTTGCTTCCGTTTCATCGGCGGCTTGGGTGTCGGTGCATCGACCATTGCCGCTCCCGCCTACGTTACCGAAATTTCTCCGGCGGACAAACGCGGCCGCTTGGTAGCGATGTATCAGTTCAATATCGTATTCGGTATTTTAATTGCTTATCTTTCCAATTTTATTTTCTCAAACCTTGATTTGGGTGCGAACACTTGGCGCTGGATGCTGGGTGTTCAGGTTGTGCCGGCTGCGATTTATACCTTAATGGTACTCGGCATTCCGATGTCGCCGCGTTGGTTGGTCATGAAAGGCCGCATTGAGGATGCGCGTAAAGTGTTGGCGGTAATCAACCCTGAGGCGGACATTAACGAACTGGTGGCTTCCGCGCAGAAAGACGGCGGCAAAAAAGAAAGTCTGTTGCTGAAAAAATACCGTCTGCCGGTATTGCTGGCCTTTCTGATTGCGTTTTTCAACCAAATGTCGGGTATCAATGCCTTCCTGTACTACGCGCCGCGTATTTTTGAAATTGCCGGTTTGGAAAAAAGTTCGGCTTTATTGAGCAGCGTGGGTATCGGTGTTGTCAATCTGATTTTTACCTTCGTAGGCCTGTCTTTAATCGATAAATTCGGCCGCCGTCAACTGATGTACATCGGTTCTTTTGGCTATATTGTTTCGCTCGGCTTAGTGTCATTGTCTTTCTTCCTCGGATGGAAAGGCATGATGGTACCGCTGTTTTTCTTCCTGTTTATCGCTGCCCACGCCGTTGGCCAGGGTACGGTAATCTGGGTGTTTATCTCTGAAATTTTCCCGAGTCACCTGCGTGCGCAAGGTCAGGCGTTGGGCAGTTCGACCCACTGGGTGCTTGCTGCCGCGATTCCTGCTGCGATTCCTTATTTGTTTGATGAAATCGGTGCAAGCTGGGTGTTCGCCTGCTTTACAGCCATGATGGTATTGCAATTGGTATTCGTAATGTTCATGATGCCGGAAACCAAAGGCGTACCATTGGAAGAATTGTCTAAGTCATTGATTAAGGAAGAGTCATAA
- a CDS encoding DNA cytosine methyltransferase: MKQIHIKLNDELHQKLSTYCKLNHLSIQDFVESQLFSSLYKSQTPQNAPFRFIDLFAGIGGIRLPFEELGGQCVFSSEIDKFAKTTYQAFYGDVPHGDITQIAPSEIPDFDLLLAGFPCQPFSQAGLKKGFTDTRGTMFFHIEEIIRQKHPKAFLLENVKGLKGHDKGRTFQTIYDSLTALGYTVNAKVMAAKDFNLPQNRERIYIVGFRSAKDAAQFEFPHPLPKTVKVGDILESFPDAKYTISDRLWQGHLRRKAEHKQKGNGFGYGLFNAQSEYTNTISARYYKDGSEILIEQENTNPRKLTPLEAARLQGFPDEIVLKARKRGVSDVQLYKQFGNSVAVNVIRSIAQKIVPLL; the protein is encoded by the coding sequence ATGAAGCAAATCCACATCAAATTAAACGACGAACTACACCAAAAATTGTCCACATACTGCAAGCTAAACCATTTAAGTATCCAAGACTTTGTAGAATCTCAATTATTTTCGAGTCTATACAAGTCGCAAACTCCCCAAAACGCACCCTTTCGGTTTATCGACCTTTTTGCTGGAATCGGCGGAATCCGGTTGCCTTTTGAAGAATTGGGAGGGCAATGCGTATTCAGTTCCGAAATCGATAAATTTGCCAAAACAACCTATCAGGCATTCTATGGAGATGTCCCGCATGGCGACATTACACAAATCGCTCCGTCCGAAATTCCTGATTTCGACCTGTTACTAGCCGGATTTCCCTGCCAGCCATTCAGCCAAGCAGGATTGAAAAAAGGCTTTACTGATACACGCGGTACAATGTTTTTCCATATAGAAGAAATCATCCGCCAAAAGCACCCTAAAGCTTTTCTATTGGAAAACGTAAAAGGTTTAAAAGGACACGATAAAGGTCGGACATTCCAAACAATCTATGACTCTCTGACTGCACTCGGCTATACTGTCAATGCCAAAGTAATGGCAGCTAAAGATTTCAACCTACCCCAAAACCGTGAACGGATTTATATAGTCGGCTTTCGCTCTGCAAAAGATGCCGCACAATTTGAATTTCCCCATCCCTTACCTAAAACCGTGAAGGTGGGAGATATCTTGGAATCCTTCCCCGATGCCAAATATACAATTTCAGACAGACTTTGGCAGGGACATTTACGACGCAAAGCCGAGCATAAACAGAAAGGAAATGGTTTTGGTTACGGTCTGTTCAATGCACAATCCGAATACACCAACACTATTTCAGCACGTTACTATAAAGATGGTTCTGAAATTCTGATTGAACAGGAAAATACCAACCCGCGCAAACTTACTCCATTAGAAGCTGCAAGATTACAGGGATTTCCTGATGAAATCGTTCTCAAAGCGCGTAAGCGGGGGGTATCAGATGTGCAACTTTACAAACAATTTGGTAATTCCGTAGCTGTAAATGTCATTCGCAGCATTGCCCAAAAAATAGTTCCTCTACTATAA
- a CDS encoding carbohydrate kinase yields MKVTCFGEVLWDDFPTGKVLGGAPLNVAVRLESLGVGGSIISCRGDDADGEELLRQIKGKNVNTDLLQVSPDQATSLVKVKLNECGSASYEIVYPCAWDRIQLQEEALQRVAESDAFIFGSLATRDEVSRSTLDKLIEKAKFKIFDVNLRKPFYDTDRLLDTMKKVDLVKLNDDELYELSEIYGSPYHSIEQNIAFLAKLAGVPNICVTLGGHGAVLYQKGKLHRHCGFRVKVADTVGSGDSFLGGLTYKLLNNSEPQEALTFACALGALVAARRGATPDISLQEIENFMNPA; encoded by the coding sequence ATGAAAGTAACTTGCTTCGGTGAAGTGCTGTGGGACGATTTCCCTACGGGTAAAGTATTGGGTGGCGCACCTTTGAATGTCGCAGTGCGGTTGGAATCGCTCGGTGTCGGCGGCAGTATTATCAGCTGCCGCGGCGATGATGCCGACGGTGAAGAGTTGTTGCGTCAGATTAAAGGTAAAAACGTCAATACCGATTTGTTGCAGGTATCCCCTGATCAGGCTACCAGCTTGGTGAAAGTCAAGTTGAACGAGTGCGGCAGTGCAAGCTACGAAATAGTCTATCCCTGCGCTTGGGACAGAATTCAGTTGCAGGAAGAGGCCTTGCAGCGTGTGGCCGAATCCGACGCTTTCATTTTCGGTAGTTTGGCGACTCGTGATGAGGTTTCTCGTTCGACTTTGGATAAGCTGATTGAGAAAGCGAAATTCAAGATTTTCGACGTCAATTTGCGCAAACCGTTTTACGATACAGACCGTCTGCTGGATACCATGAAAAAGGTGGATTTGGTCAAACTGAACGATGACGAATTGTATGAACTGTCCGAAATTTACGGTTCTCCGTATCATTCTATCGAACAAAACATCGCATTTTTGGCCAAGCTGGCCGGCGTTCCCAATATATGCGTTACTCTAGGGGGGCACGGCGCAGTGTTGTATCAGAAAGGTAAATTGCACAGACATTGCGGTTTCCGTGTAAAAGTGGCCGATACTGTGGGTTCGGGCGACAGTTTCTTGGGCGGTTTGACTTACAAACTGTTGAACAATTCCGAACCGCAGGAGGCGCTTACCTTCGCTTGCGCACTGGGCGCGCTGGTTGCGGCGCGGCGCGGTGCGACGCCGGATATTTCCTTGCAGGAAATTGAGAATTTCATGAACCCCGCCTGA
- a CDS encoding very short patch repair endonuclease, producing the protein MDRLTPEQRKKCMQSNKSKGTKPELVLAKAMWALGLRYRKNSGSIFGKPDFSFKKYKVAVFVDGEFWHGKDWEQRKAEIKGNREFWIAKIERNIRRDIEVTDRLKAEGWEVFRFWGKDVVKNPQRYAQQIADSLNRKKL; encoded by the coding sequence ATGGACAGATTAACCCCCGAGCAACGCAAAAAATGTATGCAGTCCAACAAAAGCAAAGGGACGAAACCCGAGCTTGTGTTGGCAAAAGCGATGTGGGCTTTGGGGCTCAGGTATCGGAAAAATAGCGGAAGCATTTTTGGGAAGCCTGATTTTTCATTTAAAAAATACAAAGTTGCCGTGTTTGTCGATGGCGAGTTTTGGCACGGCAAGGATTGGGAACAGAGAAAAGCGGAAATAAAGGGCAATCGCGAATTTTGGATTGCTAAGATAGAACGCAATATCCGACGGGATATAGAAGTAACAGACCGTCTGAAAGCCGAGGGCTGGGAAGTCTTTCGATTTTGGGGAAAGGATGTTGTTAAGAATCCCCAGCGATATGCTCAGCAGATTGCAGATTCTTTGAATAGAAAAAAGTTATAG
- the pheT gene encoding phenylalanine--tRNA ligase subunit beta, with amino-acid sequence MQFSYSWLKTQADTELSADKLEHLLTMSGLEVEEAETAAPAFTGVVIAEVKSVEKHPDADRLNVTQVDAGTGELVQIVCGAPNVKAGIKVPCSLPGAVLPGSFKIKPTKMRGVVSNGMLCSTDELGLPDDGVNGLHILPQDAPVGANIREYLDLDDTVFTLKITPNRADCLSIKGIAREVSALTGCAFKQPAIHAAPITGSRKQPVQIDAPADCGRFISRVIENVNARAATPDWMKQRLERSGIRSISALVDIGNYVMLEIGQPMHVFDADKLSGSLHIRRAREGETLECLNEKTVSLSENTLVVADEKGALSLAGLMGGAASAVSDDTQNIVLEAAWFAPEIIAGKSRQYGFGSDSSFRFERGVDYRLQADAIERATELVLQICGGAAGEMVEALGRLPENKQVELRLGRLKTVLGVDIPAEQVETILQHLGLQPEKTAEGFRVTAPSFRFDIEIEADLIEEIGRVYGYENIPDDYTSGRLKMLALPETRRPRFAVYNEMAARGYREVVSYAFVDEQWEHDFAANANPIRLQNPLAAQYAVMRSTLIGGLVEILQNNLNRKQNRVRVFEIARVFSKGSDGQFVQNERIGGLWYGAAMPEQWGKKTRNADFYDIKADVENLLKNKAVEFVKTEHPALHPGRAANIVSDGQIIGFVGELHPKWLQKYDLPQAPLVFEIDMAAVLEREKTRYQAVSKFQPVRRDLAFVMSETMTHDDLLAALNGAANKLVQEISVFDVYRGTGLPEGMKSMAVKVILQDMENTLTDETVEPVIGKLIDAATAAGAQLRS; translated from the coding sequence ATGCAATTCTCCTACTCATGGCTGAAAACCCAAGCCGATACCGAACTTTCCGCCGATAAGCTGGAACATCTGTTAACCATGTCCGGCTTGGAAGTGGAAGAAGCCGAGACTGCCGCGCCTGCGTTTACAGGTGTGGTGATTGCTGAAGTGAAATCCGTTGAAAAACATCCTGATGCCGACCGTTTGAACGTTACCCAAGTCGATGCGGGTACGGGCGAGTTGGTGCAGATTGTGTGCGGTGCGCCGAATGTGAAAGCGGGCATCAAAGTGCCGTGTTCGCTGCCGGGCGCGGTGTTGCCGGGTAGTTTCAAAATCAAGCCGACCAAGATGCGCGGCGTGGTGTCGAACGGGATGTTGTGTTCAACTGATGAACTTGGTCTGCCCGATGACGGCGTGAACGGTCTGCACATTTTGCCGCAAGATGCTCCCGTCGGCGCAAACATCCGTGAATATTTGGATTTGGACGATACGGTCTTCACGCTGAAAATCACGCCGAACCGTGCCGACTGTCTGAGCATCAAAGGCATTGCGCGCGAAGTGTCCGCGCTGACGGGTTGCGCGTTCAAGCAGCCTGCAATCCATGCCGCGCCAATCACGGGCAGCCGCAAACAGCCCGTGCAGATTGATGCGCCTGCCGATTGCGGCCGCTTTATCAGCCGTGTGATTGAAAATGTAAATGCGCGCGCCGCTACGCCGGATTGGATGAAGCAGCGTTTGGAGCGCAGCGGTATCCGCAGTATTTCCGCGTTGGTGGACATTGGCAATTATGTGATGCTGGAAATCGGTCAGCCGATGCATGTTTTTGATGCCGACAAACTTTCAGGCAGCCTGCACATCCGCCGCGCGCGCGAAGGTGAAACGCTGGAATGCCTGAACGAGAAAACCGTGTCTCTGTCTGAAAACACGCTGGTAGTGGCCGATGAAAAAGGCGCGTTGAGTTTGGCAGGCCTGATGGGCGGCGCAGCGAGCGCAGTTTCAGACGACACGCAAAATATCGTGCTGGAAGCGGCTTGGTTTGCGCCTGAAATCATCGCCGGCAAATCGCGCCAGTACGGTTTTGGTTCGGATTCGTCGTTCCGCTTTGAGCGCGGCGTGGATTACCGTTTGCAGGCTGATGCTATCGAACGCGCTACCGAATTGGTTTTGCAAATCTGCGGCGGTGCGGCAGGCGAAATGGTGGAAGCGTTGGGCAGGCTACCTGAAAACAAACAGGTCGAATTGCGTTTAGGCCGTCTGAAAACCGTGTTGGGCGTGGACATTCCTGCCGAACAGGTGGAAACCATTTTGCAGCACTTGGGTTTGCAGCCTGAAAAAACGGCGGAAGGCTTCCGCGTTACCGCGCCGAGCTTCCGTTTCGACATCGAAATCGAGGCTGATTTGATTGAAGAAATCGGTCGCGTTTACGGCTATGAAAATATCCCCGACGATTACACGTCAGGCCGTCTGAAAATGTTGGCGCTGCCCGAAACCCGCCGTCCGCGTTTTGCCGTTTATAACGAAATGGCGGCGCGCGGCTACCGCGAAGTGGTCAGCTACGCCTTCGTTGACGAGCAGTGGGAACACGATTTTGCCGCCAACGCCAATCCTATCCGCCTGCAAAACCCGCTGGCGGCGCAGTATGCCGTGATGCGTTCCACGCTCATCGGCGGCTTGGTGGAAATTCTGCAAAACAATCTGAACCGCAAGCAAAACCGCGTGCGCGTGTTTGAAATTGCCCGCGTGTTCAGCAAAGGTTCAGACGGCCAGTTTGTACAAAACGAACGCATCGGCGGCCTGTGGTACGGCGCGGCGATGCCCGAACAATGGGGCAAGAAAACGCGCAACGCAGATTTTTACGACATTAAGGCCGATGTAGAAAATCTGTTGAAAAACAAAGCAGTTGAGTTCGTCAAAACCGAACATCCCGCCCTGCATCCCGGCCGTGCCGCCAATATCGTTTCAGATGGCCAAATCATCGGCTTTGTCGGCGAATTGCATCCGAAATGGCTGCAAAAATACGACTTGCCGCAAGCACCGCTGGTATTTGAAATCGACATGGCAGCGGTGTTGGAACGCGAAAAAACGCGCTATCAGGCTGTATCGAAATTCCAGCCGGTTCGCAGGGATTTGGCGTTTGTCATGTCTGAAACCATGACCCATGATGATTTGTTGGCCGCCTTGAACGGCGCGGCAAACAAGTTGGTACAGGAAATCAGCGTATTTGACGTGTATCGAGGTACAGGCCTGCCTGAAGGGATGAAGAGCATGGCGGTCAAAGTGATTTTGCAGGATATGGAAAACACGCTGACGGATGAAACAGTCGAGCCGGTTATCGGAAAACTGATTGACGCGGCAACTGCTGCGGGAGCGCAACTTCGCAGTTAA
- a CDS encoding integration host factor subunit alpha has translation MTLTKAELADILVDKVSNVTKNDAKEIVELFFEEIRSTLARGEEIKISGFGNFQLRDKPQRPGRNPKTGEEVPITARRVVTFHASQKLKGMVEHYYDKQR, from the coding sequence ATGACACTAACTAAAGCCGAATTGGCCGATATTTTGGTAGATAAAGTCAGCAATGTAACCAAAAACGATGCCAAAGAAATCGTCGAACTCTTTTTTGAAGAAATCCGCAGCACTTTGGCACGCGGCGAAGAAATCAAAATTTCCGGTTTCGGTAATTTTCAGTTGCGTGACAAACCGCAACGTCCCGGCCGTAATCCGAAAACCGGCGAAGAAGTACCGATTACCGCCCGCCGCGTAGTAACTTTCCATGCCAGCCAAAAACTCAAAGGCATGGTGGAGCATTACTATGACAAACAACGTTAA